The following coding sequences are from one Microbulbifer sp. TB1203 window:
- a CDS encoding ion transporter — MNEVRIAQSPSVAEQCGRLVAAPLFSQFIIGLILLNGVAVGLETFPWVTERFGGLLHGVNRLILAAFIAEAAIKMAAHGSRPWRYFASGWNCFDFTVVALSLIPAAGPLATLARLVRVLRVLRLVSAFPELRLLVDTLLKSLPSMFHIALLMSIIFYIYAVAGYFLFHEIDPTHWRSLPIALLSLFRIVTFEDWTDIMYTAMESMPWAWVYFVSFVVMGAFVMINLFIGVVLNNLEEAKLRRLDELQLPPSQTEILRELRATQEALARLQRRMEKSERGAGQ, encoded by the coding sequence ATGAACGAAGTTAGGATTGCGCAGAGCCCGTCTGTGGCGGAACAGTGCGGACGCCTGGTGGCGGCGCCCTTGTTCAGTCAATTCATAATCGGCCTGATCCTGCTCAACGGCGTGGCCGTGGGCCTGGAGACTTTTCCATGGGTGACCGAGCGTTTCGGCGGCTTGCTGCACGGCGTCAACCGGCTGATTCTCGCCGCTTTTATCGCCGAGGCGGCGATAAAGATGGCCGCCCACGGCAGCCGCCCCTGGCGCTACTTCGCCAGCGGCTGGAACTGCTTCGATTTCACCGTCGTCGCTCTCAGCCTGATCCCCGCCGCGGGGCCGCTGGCCACACTGGCGCGCCTGGTTCGGGTGCTGCGCGTGTTGCGCCTGGTGTCCGCCTTCCCGGAACTGCGCCTGCTGGTGGATACCCTGCTGAAAAGCCTGCCGAGTATGTTCCACATTGCGCTGTTGATGAGCATTATTTTCTATATCTACGCAGTGGCCGGGTATTTTTTGTTCCATGAGATCGATCCCACCCACTGGCGCAGCCTGCCCATCGCCCTGCTGAGCCTGTTCCGCATCGTCACTTTCGAGGACTGGACCGATATCATGTACACCGCCATGGAGAGCATGCCCTGGGCCTGGGTCTACTTCGTCAGCTTTGTGGTGATGGGCGCTTTTGTGATGATCAACCTGTTTATCGGCGTGGTGCTCAACAACCTGGAGGAGGCCAAGCTGCGACGCCTGGACGAACTGCAGCTGCCCCCCAGCCAGACCGAAATCCTGCGCGAACTGCGCGCGACGCAAGAGGCGTTGGCGCGCCTGCAAAGGCGTATGGAAAAATCCGAGAGAGGAGCCGGACAATGA
- a CDS encoding OsmC family protein — protein sequence MQATVTWVDDVTFVGEAGSGNSVVMEGGHKNNGIRPMEMILLGVGGCASYDVVSILKKARQDIQSCHCELVGDRPDATPSPFTRIEMEFVVRGRNLRETQVARAVELSAEKYCSASIMLRNAGVEIVHSYRVENVE from the coding sequence ATGCAGGCCACAGTAACCTGGGTGGACGATGTGACTTTTGTCGGCGAGGCCGGCAGCGGCAATTCGGTGGTGATGGAGGGCGGGCACAAGAACAACGGCATACGCCCCATGGAGATGATACTGCTGGGTGTGGGCGGTTGCGCCTCTTACGACGTGGTCTCCATTCTGAAGAAAGCCCGCCAGGATATTCAGTCCTGTCATTGCGAACTGGTGGGCGATCGCCCCGACGCCACCCCGTCGCCCTTTACCCGTATCGAAATGGAGTTCGTGGTGCGCGGCAGGAACCTGAGGGAAACCCAGGTGGCGCGGGCGGTGGAGCTGTCGGCGGAGAAGTACTGCTCGGCGTCGATTATGCTCAGGAATGCTGGCGTGGAGATAGTGCACAGTTACCGGGTCGAGAATGTGGAATGA
- the trpC gene encoding indole-3-glycerol phosphate synthase TrpC, producing MSTPTILKTIVERKWAEVAQRKQQCPLEEIQVRALDQPPARGFVTAIENKLKAGEAAVIAEIKKASPSKGVIRADFIPAEIATSYEKGGAACLSVLTDVDFFQGSDAYLQQARGAVRLPVLRKDFTVDPYQVHEARAIGADCILLIAACLEDGQMRDLNELALELGLDVLVEVHNRAELERALVLPNRLIGINNRNLHTFDVQLETTFKLLDLIPEDRIVVTESGIHTTDDVAAMRGHDVNVFLVGEAFMREAEPGRKLMEMFN from the coding sequence TTGAGTACGCCCACGATTTTAAAGACCATTGTCGAGCGCAAATGGGCGGAGGTGGCGCAACGCAAACAGCAGTGCCCGCTTGAGGAGATACAGGTTCGGGCGCTTGATCAGCCCCCGGCCCGGGGTTTTGTCACCGCGATCGAGAACAAACTGAAGGCGGGCGAGGCGGCGGTGATCGCGGAGATAAAAAAGGCCTCTCCCAGTAAGGGGGTGATCCGCGCGGATTTTATTCCCGCGGAGATCGCCACCAGCTACGAGAAGGGTGGAGCCGCCTGCCTGTCGGTGCTCACCGATGTGGATTTCTTCCAGGGCTCGGACGCCTACCTGCAGCAGGCCAGGGGGGCGGTACGCCTGCCGGTGCTGCGCAAGGACTTTACCGTGGACCCCTACCAGGTGCACGAAGCCCGCGCCATCGGCGCCGACTGCATACTGCTGATCGCCGCCTGCCTGGAAGACGGGCAGATGCGCGATCTCAACGAACTGGCCCTGGAGCTGGGGCTGGACGTGCTGGTGGAGGTGCACAACCGCGCGGAGCTGGAGCGCGCTCTGGTGCTGCCCAATCGCCTGATCGGCATCAACAACCGCAACCTGCACACCTTCGATGTGCAGTTGGAAACCACATTCAAACTGCTGGACCTGATTCCGGAAGATCGTATCGTGGTGACCGAGAGCGGCATCCACACCACCGACGACGTGGCGGCCATGCGCGGGCACGATGTGAATGTGTTTCTGGTGGGGGAGGCGTTTATGCGCGAGGCGGAGCCGGGGCGGAAGTTGATGGAGATGTTCAACTGA
- the trpD gene encoding anthranilate phosphoribosyltransferase → MNIQQAIAKLVDGEHLSRAEMREAMGQIMRGEAEDAQIGALLVALRIRGETVDEIAGAVEVMRALAKKVELDLTNTVDIVGTGGDGANLFNVSSAASFVAAAAGARVAKHGNRSVSSSSGAADLLERAGIFLELTPEQVARCVDTIGVGFMFAPSYHSAVRHVGPARKALGMRTIFNLLGPLTNPAGVKRQVIGVYDKSYCRMLAEVLQTLGSEHVLVLHSEDGLDEASLAADTYGVELKDGELHERVIRPEDFGMVRRSLEGLCVSGAGESLALIGEALGKRESEVAQKAADIIALNAGLAIYVSGVADSPEQGVAMAQDAIHSGLAGEKIADLAAFTGAFRPEEIQP, encoded by the coding sequence ATGAATATTCAACAGGCCATCGCCAAACTGGTGGACGGCGAACACCTCAGCCGCGCGGAAATGCGCGAGGCCATGGGCCAGATCATGCGCGGCGAGGCGGAGGACGCGCAGATAGGCGCGCTGCTGGTGGCGCTGCGTATCCGCGGCGAAACCGTCGACGAGATCGCCGGCGCCGTGGAGGTGATGCGCGCGCTGGCGAAGAAGGTGGAACTGGACCTGACCAATACCGTCGATATCGTCGGCACCGGCGGCGACGGCGCCAACCTGTTCAATGTCTCCAGTGCCGCCAGCTTTGTCGCCGCCGCCGCCGGCGCGCGGGTGGCCAAGCACGGCAACCGCTCTGTGTCCTCCAGCAGCGGCGCGGCAGACCTGCTCGAGCGCGCGGGCATTTTTCTCGAGCTGACCCCGGAGCAGGTGGCCCGCTGTGTTGACACCATCGGCGTCGGCTTTATGTTTGCCCCCAGCTACCACAGTGCCGTGCGCCATGTGGGTCCGGCGCGCAAGGCGCTGGGTATGCGCACCATCTTCAACCTGCTCGGCCCGCTGACCAACCCGGCGGGCGTCAAGCGCCAGGTGATCGGCGTCTACGACAAGTCCTATTGCCGGATGCTCGCGGAGGTGCTGCAGACCCTGGGGTCCGAGCACGTGCTGGTGCTCCACAGCGAGGACGGCTTGGACGAAGCCAGCCTGGCGGCGGATACCTATGGGGTGGAGCTGAAAGACGGCGAACTGCACGAGCGGGTGATTCGCCCGGAAGATTTCGGTATGGTGCGCCGCAGCCTGGAGGGCCTCTGCGTTTCCGGTGCCGGGGAGTCCCTGGCGCTGATCGGAGAGGCGCTGGGCAAGCGCGAGAGCGAGGTAGCGCAGAAAGCTGCGGATATTATCGCCCTCAACGCCGGCCTGGCGATCTATGTGAGCGGTGTGGCGGATAGCCCGGAACAGGGCGTTGCCATGGCGCAGGACGCTATCCACAGCGGCCTGGCGGGAGAGAAGATTGCGGACCTGGCGGCCTTTACCGGCGCCTTCCGGCCGGAGGAAATACAGCCATGA
- the purD gene encoding phosphoribosylamine--glycine ligase — MNILIIGAGGREHALAWKAAQNPAVDTVFVAPGNAGTAREPKLQNVAIGVDNFSALAEFAEDKGVELTIVGPEAPLVGGIVDFFNSRNLAIFGPGKDAAQLEGSKAFTKDFLERHQIPTAAYRNFTEIEPAIEYIREQGAPIVVKADGLAAGKGVIVAETEKQAELAVREMLSGNAFGEAGCRVVIEEFLTGEEASFIVMVDGEHILPMATSQDHKRVGDRDTGPNTGGMGAYSPAPVVTDAVHRRIMKEVIEPTVRGLAEEGMPYTGFLYAGLMIDMDGTPKVIEYNCRFGDPETQPIMMRLKSDLVELCHAALDRRLDEVTADWDSRPALGVVLAAGGYPGSYRKGDAISGLERADGENAKVFHAGTALDGERVVTSGGRVLCATALGDTVAEAQANAYAAARAIYWDGVFYRKDIGYRAIAREEAVASEQ, encoded by the coding sequence ATGAACATACTAATTATCGGCGCCGGCGGCCGCGAGCACGCGCTGGCTTGGAAAGCCGCGCAAAACCCCGCCGTCGACACCGTCTTCGTGGCACCCGGCAATGCCGGCACTGCGCGCGAGCCCAAGCTGCAGAACGTCGCCATCGGCGTGGACAACTTTTCCGCACTGGCGGAGTTCGCCGAGGACAAGGGCGTGGAGCTGACCATCGTCGGCCCCGAGGCACCTTTGGTGGGCGGCATCGTCGACTTTTTTAACAGCCGCAATCTGGCCATCTTCGGCCCGGGCAAGGACGCCGCGCAACTGGAAGGCTCCAAGGCCTTCACCAAGGACTTTCTCGAACGCCACCAGATTCCCACCGCCGCCTATCGCAACTTTACCGAGATAGAGCCGGCTATCGAGTATATCCGCGAGCAGGGCGCCCCAATCGTGGTCAAGGCGGACGGCCTGGCCGCGGGCAAGGGGGTGATCGTTGCCGAAACCGAGAAGCAGGCGGAACTGGCAGTGCGCGAGATGCTCTCCGGCAACGCCTTCGGCGAGGCCGGCTGCCGGGTGGTGATCGAGGAATTCCTCACCGGCGAGGAAGCCAGTTTTATCGTGATGGTGGACGGCGAGCACATACTGCCCATGGCCACCAGCCAGGACCACAAGCGGGTGGGTGACCGCGACACCGGACCCAACACCGGCGGCATGGGCGCCTACTCCCCGGCGCCGGTGGTGACCGACGCCGTGCACCGGCGCATCATGAAAGAGGTTATCGAACCCACGGTGCGGGGCCTCGCCGAAGAGGGCATGCCCTACACGGGTTTCCTCTACGCCGGGCTGATGATCGACATGGATGGCACCCCCAAGGTGATCGAGTACAACTGCCGCTTCGGTGACCCGGAGACCCAGCCGATCATGATGCGCCTCAAATCCGACCTGGTGGAACTCTGCCACGCGGCGCTGGACAGACGCCTGGATGAGGTCACTGCCGACTGGGACTCACGGCCGGCCCTGGGTGTGGTACTGGCGGCCGGCGGCTATCCCGGCAGCTACCGCAAGGGCGACGCCATCAGCGGCCTGGAGCGGGCCGACGGCGAAAACGCCAAAGTCTTCCACGCCGGCACCGCCCTGGACGGCGAGCGGGTGGTCACCAGCGGCGGCCGTGTGCTCTGCGCCACCGCCCTGGGGGATACCGTGGCCGAGGCCCAGGCCAACGCCTACGCCGCCGCCCGCGCCATTTACTGGGACGGGGTCTTCTACCGCAAGGATATCGGCTATCGTGCAATAGCGCGGGAAGAGGCCGTGGCCAGCGAGCAGTAG
- the crp gene encoding cAMP-activated global transcriptional regulator CRP, whose amino-acid sequence MTVATEENIAIGNIEDFLAHCHRRRYPAKSTIIYAGDRCESLYFIMRGSVTVLIEDDEGREMIVAYLNDGDFFGEMGLFDQDTRSAWVRTKTECEVAEISYSKFQELSRQHPEFLFALATQMAVRLRNTTRKVGDLAFLDVTGRVARTLLDLCNEPDAMTHPEGMQIKITRQEIGRIVGCSREMVGRVLKTLEEQGLVSVKGKTMVVYGTR is encoded by the coding sequence GTGACGGTTGCTACCGAAGAGAACATCGCTATCGGCAATATCGAAGATTTCCTTGCCCACTGCCACCGGCGACGCTACCCAGCCAAGAGCACAATCATCTACGCGGGCGACCGCTGCGAATCGCTTTACTTTATTATGCGCGGCTCGGTGACCGTGCTGATCGAGGACGACGAGGGCCGCGAGATGATCGTGGCCTACCTGAACGACGGTGACTTTTTTGGCGAGATGGGTCTGTTCGATCAGGACACCCGCAGCGCCTGGGTACGTACCAAGACCGAGTGCGAGGTGGCGGAAATCTCCTACAGCAAGTTCCAGGAGCTCAGCCGCCAGCACCCGGAATTCCTTTTCGCGCTGGCCACCCAGATGGCCGTGCGCCTGCGCAACACCACCCGCAAGGTGGGCGATCTGGCGTTCCTGGACGTGACCGGACGCGTGGCGCGCACCCTGCTCGACCTGTGCAACGAGCCGGACGCAATGACCCACCCGGAAGGCATGCAGATCAAGATCACCCGTCAGGAGATCGGCCGCATCGTGGGCTGTTCGCGGGAGATGGTCGGGCGGGTACTGAAAACCCTGGAAGAGCAGGGGCTGGTGTCGGTGAAGGGCAAGACAATGGTGGTTTACGGGACGCGCTGA
- a CDS encoding aminodeoxychorismate/anthranilate synthase component II produces the protein MILMIDNYDSFTWNVVQYLAELGAEVVVVRNDEISVADIDDMAPEKIVISPGPCTPNEAGISMATVRRFAGQVPILGICLGHQSIGQVFGGRVVRAGQVMHGKTSQIVHNNLGVFHGLSNPFEATRYHSLVVEKGSLPECLEITAWTETEDGEIDEIMGLRHRELAVEGVQFHPESILTQHGHDMLRNFLES, from the coding sequence ATGATTCTGATGATCGACAACTACGACTCCTTCACCTGGAACGTAGTGCAGTACCTGGCCGAATTGGGCGCAGAGGTGGTGGTTGTACGCAACGACGAAATTTCTGTGGCGGATATCGATGACATGGCTCCGGAGAAAATCGTGATCTCTCCCGGTCCATGCACGCCCAACGAGGCGGGTATTTCCATGGCCACCGTTCGCCGCTTTGCCGGGCAGGTCCCGATCCTGGGTATCTGTCTCGGCCACCAGAGCATCGGCCAGGTATTCGGCGGTCGGGTGGTGCGCGCGGGCCAGGTGATGCACGGCAAGACCTCGCAAATCGTGCACAACAACCTGGGGGTGTTTCACGGGCTGTCCAATCCGTTCGAGGCCACCCGCTACCACTCGCTGGTGGTGGAAAAGGGCAGCCTGCCGGAGTGCCTGGAGATCACCGCCTGGACGGAAACCGAAGACGGCGAAATCGATGAGATCATGGGCCTGCGCCACCGGGAGCTGGCGGTGGAGGGGGTGCAGTTCCATCCGGAATCGATCCTCACCCAGCACGGTCACGATATGCTGAGAAACTTTCTGGAGTCGTAG
- the coq7 gene encoding 2-polyprenyl-3-methyl-6-methoxy-1,4-benzoquinone monooxygenase has translation MSERKLTGLDRLLLQADRALRTLSPGAPAHGRPSPARVEEEAELTETERKHAAGLMRVNHSGEVCAQALYQGQALTAKLPEVRGEMERAADEEIDHLAWCEQRLRELDSRPSLLNPLWYGLSFGLGAAAGKVSDRVSLGFVAATEERVCDHLQSHLNRLPEGDRKSRAVVEQMLIDEEKHGHTALAAGGARFPAPVKGLMSLVSKVMTSASYRV, from the coding sequence ATGAGTGAACGCAAACTGACCGGCCTCGATCGCCTGCTGCTACAGGCGGACCGCGCCCTGCGCACCCTGAGCCCCGGCGCCCCGGCCCACGGGCGCCCGTCGCCGGCCAGAGTCGAGGAAGAGGCAGAGCTGACGGAGACGGAGCGCAAGCATGCCGCCGGACTGATGCGGGTGAATCACAGCGGCGAAGTCTGCGCCCAGGCGCTGTATCAGGGCCAGGCGCTGACAGCCAAGCTGCCGGAAGTGCGCGGCGAGATGGAGCGGGCCGCGGACGAGGAGATAGACCACCTGGCCTGGTGCGAACAGCGGCTTCGCGAGCTGGACAGCCGACCCAGCCTGCTGAATCCCCTCTGGTACGGCCTGTCCTTCGGGCTCGGTGCCGCCGCCGGCAAGGTGAGCGACAGGGTAAGCCTGGGCTTTGTCGCCGCCACCGAGGAACGGGTGTGCGACCACCTGCAGAGTCACCTGAATCGCCTGCCGGAGGGGGACCGGAAGAGCCGCGCGGTGGTAGAGCAGATGCTGATCGATGAGGAAAAACACGGACACACGGCCCTGGCCGCCGGCGGTGCCCGCTTCCCGGCACCGGTCAAAGGGCTGATGTCGCTGGTGTCGAAGGTGATGACTTCGGCCAGCTACAGGGTTTGA
- the murU gene encoding N-acetylmuramate alpha-1-phosphate uridylyltransferase MurU, with product MSNTNKIPAAMVLAAGFGKRMRPLTEQVPKPLLPVAGRPLIEYTLERLANAGVRRVVINLSHLGEKIRDQLGEGARWGLDIRYSVETEPLETAGGILKALPLLDDTPFLVVNGDVWCDFDFSHWLARPLPEGCPGRLLMVPNPPHNPEGDFGIENGLLSGTAKPRYTFSGISWLRPQTLSEYPRVRTRFGLGEVFTHNEDGLQAELYEGDWCDVGTPERLRRLDERLQRLDERPTGHSE from the coding sequence ATGAGCAATACAAACAAAATACCTGCCGCCATGGTGCTGGCTGCCGGTTTCGGCAAGCGCATGCGCCCACTGACCGAGCAGGTCCCCAAGCCACTGTTGCCGGTTGCGGGCCGGCCGCTGATCGAATACACCCTGGAGCGGCTGGCGAATGCCGGCGTACGCCGGGTGGTCATCAACCTGAGCCACCTGGGGGAGAAGATCCGCGACCAACTGGGGGAGGGCGCCCGCTGGGGCCTGGATATCCGCTACTCCGTGGAGACAGAGCCCCTGGAAACCGCCGGCGGCATTCTCAAGGCGCTGCCGCTGCTGGATGACACCCCCTTCCTGGTGGTCAACGGCGATGTCTGGTGTGATTTCGACTTCTCCCATTGGCTCGCGCGGCCATTGCCCGAGGGCTGTCCGGGGCGCCTGCTGATGGTACCCAACCCGCCGCACAATCCGGAGGGTGACTTCGGCATCGAGAATGGGCTGCTCTCCGGCACCGCCAAACCCCGCTATACCTTCTCCGGCATCAGCTGGCTGCGCCCGCAGACCCTGAGCGAATACCCCCGAGTGCGCACCCGCTTCGGCCTGGGGGAAGTGTTCACCCACAACGAAGACGGGCTGCAGGCGGAGCTCTACGAGGGTGACTGGTGCGACGTGGGTACTCCCGAGCGCCTGCGGCGACTGGACGAACGCCTGCAGCGGCTGGACGAGCGCCCAACCGGACACAGTGAATAA
- the rpe gene encoding ribulose-phosphate 3-epimerase codes for MPDYKIAPSILSADFARLGEEVDAVLAAGADWVHFDVMDNHYVPNLTIGPMVCSALRKHGVEAPIDVHLMVEPVDEMIRMFADAGATSITFHPEASRHVDRSLQLIRSLGCKAGLVFNPATGLEAAKYVMDKLDMILLMSVNPGFGGQKFIPATLDKLREARTLIDDSGLDIRLEIDGGVTCGNIAEIAAAGADTFVAGSAIFSKKDYAEVISVMRRELAK; via the coding sequence ATGCCGGACTACAAGATCGCCCCCTCCATTCTCTCCGCCGACTTCGCCCGCCTGGGTGAGGAAGTGGACGCGGTGCTGGCCGCCGGCGCCGACTGGGTGCATTTCGACGTAATGGACAACCACTATGTGCCCAACCTCACCATAGGGCCCATGGTGTGCAGCGCGCTGCGCAAGCACGGCGTCGAGGCCCCTATCGACGTGCACCTGATGGTGGAACCGGTGGACGAAATGATCCGTATGTTCGCCGACGCCGGCGCCACCTCCATCACTTTCCACCCCGAGGCCTCGCGCCACGTGGACAGGTCCCTGCAGCTGATCCGCAGCCTCGGCTGCAAGGCGGGCCTGGTTTTCAATCCGGCCACTGGCCTGGAGGCGGCCAAATACGTGATGGACAAGCTGGACATGATCCTGCTGATGTCGGTCAACCCGGGTTTCGGCGGCCAGAAGTTCATTCCCGCTACCCTGGACAAGCTGCGCGAAGCCCGCACCCTGATCGACGACTCCGGCCTGGATATCCGCCTGGAAATCGACGGAGGCGTCACCTGCGGCAATATCGCTGAAATCGCCGCTGCCGGTGCCGACACCTTTGTCGCCGGTTCGGCCATCTTCAGTAAAAAAGACTACGCGGAAGTCATCTCTGTAATGCGCCGGGAACTGGCTAAATAA
- a CDS encoding phosphotransferase: MSERPLTDGTDRRREELCLWAGRALRSGESVALQTLAGDAGFRRYFRTLDAPSLIAVDSPPERTNPGRFVAVADYLRRHGIHTPMVVAADVERGYMLLEDLGDRQLLGLLNEDSVEGLYAEVLSELLCLQQIPPEDDLFPPYNRELLLAEMRILPEWLAGRLLGHSLSEEENRLLEDTFSLLLDSATEQPQVLVHRDYHSRNLMVRDGERPGVVDFQDAVWGPVTYDLASLLRDCYVRWPRERVEHWALCYADTAESAGILESVPPQTFLRWFDWMGLQRHIKVLGLFPRLYLRDGKRGYLPDLPLVIRYTLEVAGRYPELKPFADWFRSELLPLAERQDWYRDYRNAGERRTRAGEMAEQRVPE, from the coding sequence ATGAGTGAGCGTCCACTGACAGACGGGACAGACAGGCGGCGCGAGGAGTTGTGCCTGTGGGCCGGCCGCGCGCTGCGGTCGGGCGAATCCGTGGCGCTGCAGACCCTGGCCGGGGACGCGGGCTTTCGCCGCTATTTCCGCACCCTCGACGCGCCCAGCCTGATCGCGGTGGATTCACCGCCGGAACGCACCAATCCCGGGCGCTTTGTCGCCGTGGCCGATTACCTGCGCCGCCACGGCATCCACACCCCAATGGTGGTAGCGGCGGATGTGGAGCGTGGCTATATGCTGCTGGAGGATCTGGGCGACCGGCAGCTTTTGGGCCTGCTGAACGAGGATTCCGTAGAGGGGCTCTACGCGGAGGTATTGAGTGAGCTGCTGTGCCTGCAGCAGATCCCGCCGGAGGACGACCTTTTCCCGCCCTACAACCGGGAGTTGCTGCTGGCGGAAATGCGCATCCTGCCGGAGTGGTTGGCCGGCAGACTGCTGGGCCACTCCCTCAGTGAAGAGGAGAACCGGCTTCTCGAAGACACTTTCAGCCTGCTGTTGGATTCTGCCACTGAGCAGCCCCAGGTGCTGGTGCATCGGGACTACCACAGCCGCAACCTGATGGTGCGCGACGGCGAGCGCCCCGGGGTGGTGGATTTCCAGGACGCGGTCTGGGGCCCGGTCACCTACGACCTGGCCTCTCTGCTGCGCGATTGCTATGTGCGCTGGCCTCGGGAGCGGGTGGAACACTGGGCGCTTTGCTATGCCGACACCGCAGAATCCGCGGGCATACTGGAGTCGGTGCCGCCGCAGACTTTCCTGCGCTGGTTCGACTGGATGGGCCTGCAGCGACATATCAAGGTGTTGGGCCTGTTTCCGCGCCTCTACCTGCGCGACGGCAAACGGGGTTACCTGCCGGACCTGCCGCTGGTGATCCGTTACACCTTGGAGGTGGCCGGGCGCTATCCGGAATTGAAACCCTTCGCCGACTGGTTTCGCAGCGAACTGCTGCCGCTGGCCGAACGCCAGGACTGGTACCGGGACTACCGCAACGCCGGCGAACGGCGCACGCGAGCCGGTGAGATGGCGGAGCAGAGAGTGCCAGAATGA
- the trpE gene encoding anthranilate synthase component I has protein sequence MTPSEYAQLASAGYNRIPLVRRVLADIETPLSTYLKLASGRYSYLLESVQGGEKWGRYSIIGLPARTLLRVRGNAVTVERDGDVVEQCESDDPLAFVEEFQRRYRVPELPGLPRFNGGLVGYFGYDCVRYIESRLAHSAPPDTLGNPDILLMVSDELVVFDNLAGAVIFIVHGDPTKEDSYGRAQRRLDELVGRLAQPLPNTVPLDLDGNAIDESAFKSHFGEAAFKRGVERVKEYILAGDVMQVVPSQRLSVPFDAPPLNLYRALRSLNPSPYMYFLDLGDHQVVGSSPEILVHLEAGDMTVRPLAGTRRRGVSEEEDAALERELLADPKELAEHLMLIDLGRNDVGRVAETGSVRVTEKMVVERYSHVMHITSNVTGRLKSGLTAIDALRAALPAGTLSGAPKIRAMEIIDELEPEKRGIYGGAVGYLAWNGNMDTAIAIRTAVIKDGQLFIQAGAGLVADSDPQAEWEETMNKARALFRAAAIALSSSSDAEKIASNERS, from the coding sequence ATGACCCCAAGTGAATACGCCCAACTTGCGTCCGCGGGATACAACCGCATACCGCTGGTGCGCCGCGTGCTGGCGGATATCGAAACGCCGCTCTCCACCTACCTGAAACTGGCCAGCGGCCGCTACAGCTACCTGCTGGAATCGGTGCAGGGGGGCGAGAAGTGGGGCCGCTACTCCATTATCGGGCTGCCCGCGCGCACCCTTCTCCGCGTCCGTGGGAATGCAGTTACCGTAGAGCGTGACGGCGACGTGGTGGAGCAGTGCGAATCCGACGATCCGCTGGCTTTCGTCGAGGAGTTCCAACGCCGCTACCGGGTACCGGAACTCCCGGGCCTGCCGCGATTCAACGGCGGCCTGGTGGGCTATTTCGGTTACGACTGCGTGCGCTATATCGAATCCCGCCTGGCCCACAGTGCGCCGCCGGACACCCTGGGCAACCCGGATATCCTGCTGATGGTCAGCGATGAACTGGTGGTGTTCGACAACCTGGCCGGCGCGGTGATCTTTATCGTACACGGGGACCCGACGAAAGAGGACTCCTATGGCCGCGCCCAGCGGCGCCTGGACGAACTGGTGGGCAGACTGGCACAGCCGCTGCCGAATACCGTGCCCCTGGACCTGGACGGCAACGCCATCGACGAGTCCGCCTTCAAGTCCCATTTCGGCGAAGCCGCCTTCAAGCGGGGCGTGGAGCGGGTGAAGGAATACATACTCGCCGGCGACGTGATGCAGGTGGTGCCGTCCCAGCGCTTGTCGGTGCCCTTCGACGCCCCGCCTCTCAACCTTTACCGCGCCCTGCGCAGCCTCAATCCCTCCCCCTACATGTACTTCCTCGACCTGGGCGACCACCAGGTGGTGGGCTCCAGCCCCGAGATCCTGGTGCACTTGGAGGCGGGGGATATGACGGTGCGGCCGCTGGCCGGCACCCGCCGCCGCGGCGTCAGCGAAGAGGAGGATGCGGCGCTGGAGCGGGAGCTGCTGGCAGACCCCAAGGAACTGGCGGAACACCTGATGCTGATCGACCTGGGCCGCAACGATGTGGGCCGGGTGGCGGAGACCGGCAGCGTGCGGGTCACCGAAAAGATGGTGGTGGAGCGCTATTCCCACGTCATGCACATCACCTCCAATGTGACCGGCAGGTTGAAATCCGGACTCACCGCCATCGACGCCCTGCGCGCGGCGCTGCCCGCGGGCACTCTCTCGGGGGCGCCGAAGATCCGCGCCATGGAGATCATCGACGAACTGGAGCCGGAAAAACGCGGTATCTACGGCGGCGCCGTGGGCTACCTAGCGTGGAACGGCAATATGGATACCGCCATCGCGATCAGAACTGCAGTCATCAAGGATGGTCAGTTGTTTATCCAGGCCGGCGCCGGCCTGGTGGCGGACTCGGACCCCCAGGCCGAGTGGGAAGAGACCATGAACAAGGCCCGCGCGCTGTTTCGCGCCGCGGCAATAGCGTTGTCCAGTAGCAGTGACGCAGAGAAGATTGCCAGCAATGAACGAAGTTAG